GAATGCGGGTCGGACACTCTTGTCCGACCGAGGGCCGACGGCTCTCTCAAATTTCGCGGCGGTTCGGGACTTGAGCTTCAGCATCGCTCCCGGGGAAGTCCTTGGCCTGGTCGGAGAATCAGGTTCCGGCAAGTCGATTACATCGCTGGCTGTCATGGGATTGCTGCCCGGTGCGGCCACGGTGACGGGCGACATCACGTTCCAGGATGCCGACAATCGGCCGTCAAATCTCACCACGCTTCCCTCCGAGTCGATGCGTGCGCTTCGCGGCTCGCGCATCGCAATGATTTTTCAGGAACCGATGACTGCCCTAAATCCCGTGATGCGGGTGGGCGATCAGATTGCCGAAGCGGTTCTCGCGCACCACGAGGTATCGAAGAGCGAAGCGTGGAAGCGCGCCGTCGAAGGGATGCGCGACGTTGCCATCACTGACCCTGAACAGCGTGCCCGGAGCTATCCACACCAACTTTCAGGTGGTATGCGACAGCGCGTGATGATCGCCATGGCGATCGTCAACCGGCCGCAATTGT
The DNA window shown above is from Acidobacteriota bacterium and carries:
- a CDS encoding ABC transporter ATP-binding protein, whose translation is MSDRGPTALSNFAAVRDLSFSIAPGEVLGLVGESGSGKSITSLAVMGLLPGAATVTGDITFQDADNRPSNLTTLPSESMRALRGSRIAMIFQEPMTALNPVMRVGDQIAEAVLAHHEVSKSEAWKRAVEGMRDVAITDPEQRARSYPHQLSGGMRQRVMIAMAIVNRPQLLIADEPTTALDVTIQAQILELLSDLRQKFGLAMLFISHDLAVVSHVADRVAVLYTGSLVELGTKVHIFNAAAHPYTQGLLRAIPTLATDRAQPLSTIEGTVPPIAALPPGCPFEPRCEYRVAACGSQLPPLVEISVGHYARCPVLNR